The Balneola vulgaris DSM 17893 DNA window CGTAACTTTGTATGATATCTCTTTTCCCTTCACCATTACTTTGTCTGTTTTAACAATGGATGTATCCGCAGGTAGAGATCTTTTCTGTGCCTCAACAGAAGTAAACATCAATGGAAGTATCATCAACAACCAAGACGTTTTCTTCCAAACTGTAGTAACTTTTTTTGTCTTCATATTTTTATCCTCGCTTTGTTAGTAATTCCCTAATCCTTGCGAGAATAGTTCCCCCAACACAGATATCCAAAAAGCACCTCTTTTGTTTACAAGAATTAAAAATTGAAACTATTGGCTTGTTTACGGTTTTATGTAAGGATTGTAGGCTGTTTTCTGTAAGTGGCTATTCCTATAGATACATGCAAAGAAGCAGGGCGAAAAGTCTTTAAAACACGTAATAATCTGGCCTATAATTTGAATCTGCCTCATATAATCGTTATTTGGCGCTCTTATGCTGTAAATCGACAATTAAATTTTTACTGAAAAATATTATTTATGAGTTCTGAAAAAGGGAGTAATAACCTGTTTTCATCTAAACTTGGAATGATCTTAAGTGTGCTGGGTATCGCTGTTGGTACCGGTAACATTTGGAGATTTCCTAGAATTGCTGCACAAAATGGTGGTGAGGAGGGCGCCGGAGCATTTCTTATTGCTTGGTTATGTTGTCTCTTCCTCTTTTCGATCCCACTTATCATTGCCGAATATGGTATTGGCCGAAACGGACGTAAAGGTGTAGTAGGATCTTTTGTTAAACTTGTTGGTTCTAAATTTGGTTGGATGGGAGCCTTTATAGGCTTCGTAGCTACCGCCATCATGTTCTATTATAGTGTAGTTGCCGGATGGTCGCTTTTCTATTTAATTGAATCTGTGACGGCAACCATGCCCGCCAGTTTACAAGAAGCCAATATGGTTTGGAACGGTTTCCAAGATTCCATGTTGCCTTCTGTATTTCACGCCCTAATGATGTTAGGTGGTGGTTTTATCGTGATGAAAGGGATTTCATCCATCGAAAAAATCAACAAGCTCCTCATTCCCGCCTTACTACTTATTGTAGTTATTTCTCTTATCCGTGCCGTTACTTTACCGGGTAGTGGTGTTGGACTTACCTATTTATTCACTCCAGACTGGTCATCCTTAACGGAACCGCAACTTTGGCTTGAAGCACTAACTCAAAATGCTTGGGATACCGGTGCTGCTTGGGGTTTAATTCTGTCTTATGGTGCCTATATGCGCTCTAAAGATGATATTACCATTAGTGCCTTCCAAACAGGTATTGGTAATAACATGGTATCTATTTTAGCGGCCATGACTATTTTTGCTACCGTATTTGGTACGCTCGGAAATACCATGAGTAATGGTGAAATCCTTGAGGTTATGAAGACATCTGGGCCTGCATCAACGGGACTAACCTTTATTTGGATGCCACAGCTCTTTAATGAAATGGCGGGTGGTTCGATCTTCGGAATCCTATTCTTCTTAGGATTAACCTTTGCGGCCTTTAGCTCCCTTATCTCAATGATTGAGCTTGCTAGCCGTGTATTTGTGGATATGGGTGTTTCAAGAAAGAAAGCGACCATTGGTATATGTGTAACCGGCTTTTTATTAGGAATGCCTTCAGCACTATCTACTGAGATTTTAGCAAACCAAGATTTCGTTTGGTCGGTTGGCCTGATGGTTTCTGGTGCATTTATGTCGTTTGCTGTTATCAAATTCGGACCAAAGAAGTTTGCTACCGAAATTGTGAACAACGGCGAGCAAAGTCATTCGCTAGGCAAGTGGTGGGAAATTATCATCAAGTATGTAGTACCTGTTGAGGTTATCACTTTACTAGGGTGGTGGATTTACCTAAGTGTGACATCATACGCACCGGATAGCTGGTACAACCCATTGAGCTCCTTCTCGGTTGCTACCATCATTGTACAATGGGGAATCGCGATGGGACTACTGTATTTCTACAATAGTAAGCTTGTTAAAAAGACGATGGAATCCAGCACACCTGTTTCCTAAGTCGTTAAGTAATCAATCTTATCGAAGCCCACTGTTTCAAAAGCAGTGGGCTTTTTTTATGCTTCTTCATTGGATATAATTGCTGAACTGTTTACCCTATCTCTATGATGAACACACTGCTTACACCAGCTTCACAATCAATCCTCATTGGATGCATATTCATAGCTATTGGGATATATCATTTCATTAACCCGGACTTTTTCATTCGAATTATGCCCGAGTATATCCCCAATCATAAAGCCATGGTATTCTGGAGTGGTGTTTTTGAAATCCTTGGTGGATTAGGAGTACTCATGCCTTTTACTCGAGAGTTTGCTGGTTGGGGACTCATCCTTTTACTCGTAGCCGTATTTCCTGCAAATATTGAAATGTTTATCAAGGGCTATCAGAAAGATCCATTTTCACTCTATACTGTTCTTACCTTCCTTCGTTTACCATTGCAATTCGTGCTTATGTATTGGATATACTGGGCAGCAATTAAGTAGAAACTATGATCAAGAAAATCAGACCTTATCTTTTTTTTGGTGGTATTGGGTTCCTTTTTCTATTTATCCCACTACTTAAAGATTTTCATTTTGAATCCGCTTTTGTAGCCGCCATCCTTGGCTGCTTTTATGCCGCTTATCGCGGAAGCAACACCTCCCATAAAAATGAATTTAAACACCTAACAAAGACCGTTGCTCACATTTATGCTATAGGCTTGGCTCCCTTTTTATTCAGCCTTTTTGCTGGATGCTTATCATTTGATGGCTTTGCGCTCTGGCTGCTGTTACCGTTGCCATCCATTCTATTTGGGTTTGCATTAGCTCGATTGATACAGAGCTTTCAGCTAAAACGGTCCTTCTTAATCACCTGCGTCATTCTTAGCTTTATCGCACTACTTGAGCTCTACCTAGAATTCATAACTCTTCCTCAAGTGTATTTCTTTAATCACGTTTGGGGTTGGTGGCCAGGACCTATTTATGATGAAGCCATCGTGGTGGGAGAATCACTACTATTCTACAGAACTACCACCTTTCTTTGGGCACTCCTCTTTTGGTTCATCCCAGGTTGGAATACTTCCAAAATTAATACGGCCATTACTTTCCTAGCCCTCTTTGCACTTCAATTTTGCTATCTCAACTTTAGTGAGCAGGGCATCATCACTCCCAATGAAAGCTTACAAGAACAATTATCAAATCATTTCTCAACCGAGCACTTTGATCTCTATTTTGAAGAGGATACCTATTCAGCAGAAGAAGTTGCGTATTGGGCAGCACGGCATGAATTTCATTTTCAACAGGTAATTACTGCACTAGAGATAGCATGGCCTGAAGAACGAAAGATTGAAAGCTATTTATATGCTCATGCTTGGCAAAAGAAACGGTTAACGGGGGCAAAATTCACTAGCTATGTACCTATTTGGTTACAGCAAGACCAGCTTCACATAGCAAAACAACAATTGGAAGGCGTACTTAAACATGAGTTAGTTCATGTGTTGAGCAAACAATTTGGCAACGATTTGTTTAATGGAAGCTATAGCATTGGTCTAATTGAAGGGGTTGCCGAAGCCGTTGCAAAAGATGCATCCCCTCAATCTACCTTAGATCAGATAATAGCTGCAAATCCTCCCTATCCGACCAACGAACAGATGAAAGCCGCTCTAACTATCTCTGGTTTTTATTCTGCGGCATCAGCCGTGAGCTACACCACAGCCGGTTCCTTTGTGGCTTACCTTTTGAAAGAATATCCAACTGAAAACTTCAAAGAAGCCTACCCTGCTACTGATTTTGAATCGGCCTACAACAAGCCATTAGATTCATTAATTACAGAATGGCGAAATACCTTACCACCCATCAAAATTGATTCGGTAGATGTGCAGATATCCGAGTTCATTTTCAGCCAGCGTTCACTCTTCCAAAGAAACTGTCCGCATTCCATCCCCAAAGAACTTCAGCTATGGGATCGATACCAATTAGCAGTTATCAATGAGGATACCACAACCAGTCAAAAACTCATTGAAGAGCTATATGCTGAAAACTCGACCAATGCCTTATTCAAAAGAGAATGGGTTGTTCAACAGTTACGAGCTCAACGATACGCTTCCATCTTTTATGAATATGATGGGAGCAGCACAGACAGCCTTTATACTCTTCAATTGCTGCTTGGCGATACTTATACCTTGGCTGCTAACTATAATGAAGCTCAAAAAATATACACTGCGCTTGAGCCGAAGTTAGCCGCTACCAAAGCGCGGAACTTCAAATATTCAACCATGCTGCGCAGCGACTCACTCAATGCAACAGCATTCGCGAAGGCCAGATATCATAACGAATTACCGAGTCTGGAGGTCATTCCAAGTCTTAATACACCAAATAGGTTATTGCTCGCCGCCAAAGCCATTGAGTTAGCACAGCATCCATATTTAGTAGAGCTAGCCACTTTACTCCTTCAAGATTCATTGCATACGGATTGGTTTGATATCTACGAACAAATAATAGATCAACTCATCTATTTAGGAGAGTTTGAATTGGCCGATGAATGGTTGATAGAGTTAGAGGCGCTTCCCCTTAGAGCCAGATACCAAGAACGCTTACATGAACTTCAAGAATGGCGTGCCTTTTATAGTCAATATTCAGTACCATTAAGCTATAATTCACAAAGTAGATAGATTACACACACGAACTATGAAGTCACACAAATTTGTACCTCATACAGCATACCAAGAGTATCCTGTGGAGGAAATGAAAGAACGCGCGAAAAGTTTTTATGAAGATTTATGCAGGCGCCGAACGGTTCGTGAGTTTTCAGACCGATCAGTTCCACGCGAAATAATCGAAAACTGTTTATTAGCCGCTGGCACCGCCCCAAATGGAGCCAACAAACAGCCGTGGCATTTTGCCGTTGTTGAAAGCGCGGATATAAAGAAGAAAATCCGTGAAGCAGCCGAAGATGAAGAACATGAGTTTTATCATCGTCGCGCACCTCAAGACTGGCTCGATGATCTCGCTAAGTTTAATACCGATGAAAACAAGCCTTTTCTAGAAACGGCTCCGTACCTCATTGGCATTTTTGCCCAAAGCTACCAACTAGACGAAGAGGGTAATAAAGAGAAAAACTATTATGTGAAAGAGTCGGTTGGAATAGCCACTGGTATGTTAATTACAGCACTGCATAATGCCGGGCTTGCAACGCTTACTCATACGCCTAGCCCAATGGGTTTCTTAAATGAAATTATGGAGCGCCCTTCCAACGAAAAGGCTTTCCTTCTACTTGTGGTTGGCTATCCCGCTGATGGGGTTGAAGTACCTGATATCACAAAAAAACCTCTTTCAGATATCAGCTCCTTTCTTTAAATACGCCGTGTTATTTATTCAAACCCTCTAGTACTTCTAGGGGGTTTCTCCCTTCTAAATCACTCGTTTTTCTCTCT harbors:
- a CDS encoding sodium-dependent transporter; its protein translation is MSSEKGSNNLFSSKLGMILSVLGIAVGTGNIWRFPRIAAQNGGEEGAGAFLIAWLCCLFLFSIPLIIAEYGIGRNGRKGVVGSFVKLVGSKFGWMGAFIGFVATAIMFYYSVVAGWSLFYLIESVTATMPASLQEANMVWNGFQDSMLPSVFHALMMLGGGFIVMKGISSIEKINKLLIPALLLIVVISLIRAVTLPGSGVGLTYLFTPDWSSLTEPQLWLEALTQNAWDTGAAWGLILSYGAYMRSKDDITISAFQTGIGNNMVSILAAMTIFATVFGTLGNTMSNGEILEVMKTSGPASTGLTFIWMPQLFNEMAGGSIFGILFFLGLTFAAFSSLISMIELASRVFVDMGVSRKKATIGICVTGFLLGMPSALSTEILANQDFVWSVGLMVSGAFMSFAVIKFGPKKFATEIVNNGEQSHSLGKWWEIIIKYVVPVEVITLLGWWIYLSVTSYAPDSWYNPLSSFSVATIIVQWGIAMGLLYFYNSKLVKKTMESSTPVS
- a CDS encoding DoxX family protein: MMNTLLTPASQSILIGCIFIAIGIYHFINPDFFIRIMPEYIPNHKAMVFWSGVFEILGGLGVLMPFTREFAGWGLILLLVAVFPANIEMFIKGYQKDPFSLYTVLTFLRLPLQFVLMYWIYWAAIK
- a CDS encoding nitroreductase family protein, giving the protein MKSHKFVPHTAYQEYPVEEMKERAKSFYEDLCRRRTVREFSDRSVPREIIENCLLAAGTAPNGANKQPWHFAVVESADIKKKIREAAEDEEHEFYHRRAPQDWLDDLAKFNTDENKPFLETAPYLIGIFAQSYQLDEEGNKEKNYYVKESVGIATGMLITALHNAGLATLTHTPSPMGFLNEIMERPSNEKAFLLLVVGYPADGVEVPDITKKPLSDISSFL